CTGTCTGATGGACAATTTTGTTTTGATGTATGAGTTTTTGGGTCATATTTGGTTTTGTTTTCCATCGTGAAATTACATTGGAAGCATATACGGTGTTTTGTGGGAATTTAATTGACAATTTTTGGCTGTTGAAGCATCTGCTCAAATGATCATGCTCTTTTGTTGAGATTCCTTATAGTGGATTTAAAATTAATTGCATCCCCTTTTGTTATAGAAGATGAGTGTCTTGAACTTGATGTTTTCGGTCTGCTTCAAAGTTTGTCTTAGTTTCATGGGAATGGTGGTGATTTATTTATCTTTACCTTTGAGGAATTTTTGTGCTCTCCTCATCCTAATGCCTTGTTATCTTCTTTTATCTAAGGTTTGTCAGCAGATCACACAGTTCACATGGTTCGTGGGTTTTCCCCAGCTTCGTCTACACCTCCTCCTGCGCCTGCTAATTCTGAAAGTACGGGTCCTAATACTACACCTGGTGTTACACGAGGCGTTGGTTCAAATGAAGGCGTGGGGCTAGAAAGTGCTGGACTAGGGGCATCTGCATTCCCCGGATTGGGTCTAAATGCTCTTGGCGGTGGAGGCGGGGGCGGCGGCGGTGGAGCTGGTTTGTTTGGAGCTGGGCTTCCTGAATTTGAACAAGTACAGCAACAACTGACCCAGAACCCAAATATGATGAGGGAAATAATGAACATGCCTGCCATTCAAAGCCTTATGAATAACCCAGACTTAATGCGAAGCTTGATTATGAGCAATCCACAAATGCGTGAGATTATTGATCGAAACCCAGAGCTTGCTCATATACTTAATGATCCCAGCATTCTCCGTCAGACATTAGAAGCTGCAAGGAATCCTGAGCTCATGCGTGAGATGATGAGAAACACTGACAGAGCAATGAGTAACATTGAATCATCTCCTGAGGGTTTTAATATGCTTAGGCGTATGTATGAGAATGTTCAAGAGCCGTTTCTTAATGCTACAACAATGACTGGAAATGGTGGAAATGATTTGGGTTCGAATCCATTTGCTGCTCTTTTGGGGAACCAGGGAGCACAAGTCAGAGATGGATCTAACAACCCTTCAACCACTGAAGCTGATACGACTACAGGACATGCTGCTCCAAATACAAACCCACTTCCTAACCCTTGGAGTAGTACTGGCGGTAAGCTTCTCGATCATAGTTTTTACCCAGCTATATTTAATTTGATGTTACCACCGTTGGCTTGATATTATATTATGCAACATAATTTGATAGGAAACAAGCACAGGAAGTGTTTTTTCTAACACCCGCTGTTATGTACTGGTGTGcgtattaaaatttttgtaacCAACACtctcattttcttttcttttcttttttattttatttatatttttccattagaaaaTTGGAATGCTTGTATTTTTTCTTAACTCCTGATGGTTGATGTAGATAAAaccttattatttttttcagGAGTTGATATCCCTTTTCTAGTTGCTTTTGAATACGTTATTGCTTTTATTATTTCCTCAAGTTGTATGTGTTTACATTTTCTTGTTGTGAACTTTCAGGAGGGACCCAGACAAATACTACCAGACCAAATCGAGCTGGGGAAGCAAGGACACCTAATGTTGCTGGTCTGGGTGGGCTTGGTCTCCCCAATATGGAGCAGATGCTTTCTGGTGGCATGCCAGACACTAATCAAATGAATCAGCTTTTGCAAAACCCAGCTATATCTCAGATGATGCAAAGCCTGCTTTCCAATCCTCAATATATGAATCAGGTGTGAGCATTATAGATTTTTCATATTTCTTCATTGTTTTTTCACACTTGTATTCAAAACTGTTTTTTGAATTGTAGATGCTGAACCTTAATCCACAACTGCGTGGCATGGTTGATCTGAATCCTCAACTTAGAGAGATGATGCAGAATCCAGAAATACTGCGCCAGTTAACAAACCCTGAGACAATGCAGGTATATCACTATTTTGTAAGCTGAAGTACTGTATCCATGAAACTGATTTGTATATTGTCTAAAATTGTGTGCGCTCTCTGGATATGCATACATCCTTGAGGCATCTTCTTATGTTTACATATTGGAGGAATTGAAGGATGCTTGTTTGTCTCTCTGTGTGTCTTTTGTTTCTGATTCTACAGAATTGAGAATATTTTAATATGTTGAACCACTGTGGTTGgcttattttctttttttctgTATTGTAGCAAATGCTCACTCTACAGCAATCACTTCTGTCTCAGCTCAATCGACAACAATCAACCCAGTAAGTTCAAATGCATCTTTTTACTTGGTAGCTGATAGTTGAACTGTTATTGTTATGCATGTCATgagattttaattggtttatataGTATTTATATCTGTTACTTTATCTGATGGTATGTAGCATAAGTTTTCTGGATAATTGATGATGTCAAATGTGTGTCAGTTTCCTAGTAAGGACTATTCATTATTATTCTGAATCTCGGGGAGCATCGACTTCTTGTCTGATGTAGGTGCCTTGAAAGGGCATATTGAAGTTATATGTGGTGACAAGTGTGTGTCAGTTTCCTAGTAAGGATTATTCATTGTTATTCTGAATCTCGTGGAGCATCGACTTGTTGTCTGATGTAGGTGCCTGGAAAGGGCATATTAAAGTTATATGTGGTGTATATTTGAAGTGTTTCCTTTTCTCTTTGGCACCATGTTGACTGATTGAAGTTTGCCTGCCCCCAGTGAAGCCTGTGTTGATCTCTGCTAGTCCTGTGGCTGTTTATCCTGAAATTTGGTGTCCTACGCTAACATATAGGTTTTATGTGTTAACCAAACCAATTGACATTAATGAAGTTAAGCATTAGTTTGTCCTTTTTTCTCCCCCTTTTCTGGAAGAAGCATTGCTTGGACTTAGTTACTACAATTCACCTCTCCCTAAAGCATGGCGTTTGCACCGTTTGTTAGGAGTAACTGGGTATTTAATGAAGTGCTCTTGGAGTTTTGGGTATTTAATGAAGTGCCGTTGGAGTTTATAATTTTCTAATTTCTGTTTTTAAGTTATTCTTGACCATCATTTGTTGATTAAGTCTTTGTATCATTTCTCATCGTGTGGTGCGCCTTCTCATGCAGGGATTCAGGTCAGACTGGTGCAACTACAGGTATGCAAAATTTAAATTAAGATGATTTTATTGTTACCGTTTTCAATTGCAACTTTTATTGATATTCTTGAATGGATTAGGAACACCTAATAACAATGGGTTGGAACTACTGATGAACATGTTTGGTGGTCTTGGAGCTGGCAGTTTTGCAGCGCCAACCAATCCAGATGGTTAGAACTTTCCAATTTATCtccctttatattttttttccccCCAATTTTTTCAGTGGAATATTACTTAGTACTTAACTTGGAAAAAATTATGTTGTTTGTAGTTCCACCGGAAGAGCTTTATGCAACTCAACTATCACAGCTTCAAGAAATGGGTTTCTTTGACACCCAAGAGAATATCAGGGCATTGCGTGCCACGTCTGGGAATGTCCATGCAGCTGTGGAGCGGCTTTTAGGAAATCCAGGGCAATAGACATAATCCGATTTGATTTCTTCTGTGTCTCTTTCTTTAGTTGGACATTTCTTGTGGACATGTTAAACCAGACGATTTGGACTTAGGTTCTTGCAAATGATGCGAGAGAAATTTACGAGGAGCAGCTGTAGATTTCATTTTGGGCGTGTGAATAAGCAAGTACACACCATGATAGAGCTGTGAACTTGTGGATATATAAGCATATGCGTCAACATTACAGGACTTCTCTCTCCTCCCTCACTCTATATATCGCTCTCGCATATGTACATTTTATTtacatctttttttttcttttccaagtatTGTTTTTGTGAAATGTTATCTGcttattcaatgagaaatacaaaaaaaaatattactgtTGCGGTCCATCTGCGTTTTGCTTTATAAAAGTTGAATATTACATCTTCCTTCATAGCTATAGGAACTGTACGGTTGATTGCTGGAAATTTCATGTCCAGTTTGTACGAAGTTTGTAGCCCTAGTACTACGTTTGGAAGGAGCAACAAATATAGACTAAATCTTCTTCAGCTATGCTCTCTACTTGTGAATTACACCAAACGTAGCCTAACATTAAAATTCAAGTACATCAATATAGAACATCACAATATACGTGCAAGTGTAGGTGAATAGAACAGTTCAACAGTGCGGCCAATGCATATGAGTTTATGATCTTTCCTTTTTAACATTATTTTATGTTTATCTGTGCAAATATTTTTAACTTATCCCGCATCCTAAACTTCCAATCTTAAAAATTTTGCATATTAAAAAAGACCCTGATCTTCCTAATAGTATAGATGCTCAATTGCTCATAATCCGAATGAAACTGAATCTAATTATAATAAATTGGATGCTGAAATTTGAATTCTAATTGGTATTGATCGGTTGACGATTATGAAGTAACTTATGACACATTTGGTGTTTTGGACAATTATTTGGGGTTGGATAATTTGTCTAAGTTAAAGAATAGTGAATAAAGAATAATATGAATGAAAAACCAGCTCAAGTGATGCTGGTgcctttaattttatttatacacTGATAGGTAACAATTACATAGAATTCTATACTAATGACACGTTTAGAGTTTGTTACAGTCATGGAATATTCTAGTGGTGAGTGGCACCTAA
The genomic region above belongs to Humulus lupulus chromosome 1, drHumLupu1.1, whole genome shotgun sequence and contains:
- the LOC133792704 gene encoding ubiquitin domain-containing protein DSK2b-like encodes the protein MGAEGDSSDPKVSGGDSSGGEGGEAVAVNVRCSNGSKFTLRTSLESTVESFKALLAQNCDVPADQQRLIYKGRILKDDQTLQSYGLSADHTVHMVRGFSPASSTPPPAPANSESTGPNTTPGVTRGVGSNEGVGLESAGLGASAFPGLGLNALGGGGGGGGGGAGLFGAGLPEFEQVQQQLTQNPNMMREIMNMPAIQSLMNNPDLMRSLIMSNPQMREIIDRNPELAHILNDPSILRQTLEAARNPELMREMMRNTDRAMSNIESSPEGFNMLRRMYENVQEPFLNATTMTGNGGNDLGSNPFAALLGNQGAQVRDGSNNPSTTEADTTTGHAAPNTNPLPNPWSSTGGGTQTNTTRPNRAGEARTPNVAGLGGLGLPNMEQMLSGGMPDTNQMNQLLQNPAISQMMQSLLSNPQYMNQMLNLNPQLRGMVDLNPQLREMMQNPEILRQLTNPETMQQMLTLQQSLLSQLNRQQSTQDSGQTGATTGTPNNNGLELLMNMFGGLGAGSFAAPTNPDVPPEELYATQLSQLQEMGFFDTQENIRALRATSGNVHAAVERLLGNPGQ